A window from Synechococcus sp. RSCCF101 encodes these proteins:
- a CDS encoding substrate-binding domain-containing protein, with protein MLQATDPLRSNSGQLALALWARAHSGAAEGEAVSLWKRSLYQPPRSTDILLREFIAAGPNDGDLAFVYESNALIREPEATRQQGQTYRILYPDPTYETVLAAGVLSGEARGRRQDAERLIALLLASEGQELLQRSGFRSAAGRPPAAVGAAGEAAELLPPPSRPQLDALLRLYRSS; from the coding sequence GTGCTGCAGGCCACCGACCCGCTCCGCTCCAACAGCGGCCAGCTCGCCCTGGCCCTGTGGGCGCGGGCCCACAGCGGGGCTGCGGAAGGGGAGGCGGTGTCGCTCTGGAAGCGCTCCCTCTATCAGCCGCCCCGCTCCACCGACATCCTCCTGCGGGAGTTCATCGCCGCCGGCCCGAACGACGGCGACCTGGCCTTCGTCTACGAGAGCAATGCCCTGATCCGGGAGCCCGAGGCCACCCGTCAGCAGGGGCAGACCTACCGGATCCTCTATCCGGACCCCACGTACGAAACGGTGCTGGCGGCCGGTGTGCTCTCCGGCGAGGCCCGCGGCCGCCGGCAGGACGCGGAGCGCCTGATCGCGCTGCTGCTGGCGTCCGAGGGCCAGGAGCTGCTGCAGCGCTCGGGCTTTCGCTCGGCGGCCGGTCGGCCCCCGGCAGCGGTGGGTGCTGCGGGAGAGGCCGCCGAGCTGCTGCCGCCCCCGTCCCGCCCGCAGCTGGATGCCCTGTTGCGCCTTTACCGCAGCAGCTGA